In the genome of Myxococcus stipitatus, one region contains:
- a CDS encoding hydrolase translates to MRFQPTEPFVPAPGLTNEHSQTIYANLVRSRQPPPLRRERRELPDGDFVDVDTFDGPSGAPHVVALHGLEGSSTAGYIAAILRGAKERGWGATALNFRSCSGEPNRLARTYHSGHIDDALGLLRDLRDKATGPLFAVGFSLGANVLCRLLEDQGENAPVVAAAAISAPFDLDACCRKLDGPGALHWLYRERFLRTLKGKARAKLKRFPGAFDGRAMEASRTVRAFDHSVTAPLHGFHSAEHYYAESSAGPRLHAIRKPTLIISAEDDPMLESPVVPPEAKDNPHLSIVETKHGGHVGFVAGTVHRPRFWAEEQALEFFATFR, encoded by the coding sequence GTGAGATTCCAACCGACCGAGCCCTTCGTCCCCGCGCCGGGACTGACGAACGAGCATTCGCAGACCATCTACGCGAACCTCGTGAGGTCTCGACAGCCGCCTCCGCTGCGGCGGGAGCGGCGGGAGCTGCCCGACGGCGACTTCGTCGATGTGGACACCTTCGACGGCCCGTCCGGAGCGCCGCACGTGGTGGCGCTGCATGGGCTGGAGGGCTCGTCCACGGCCGGCTACATCGCCGCCATCCTCCGCGGCGCGAAGGAGCGCGGCTGGGGCGCCACCGCGCTCAACTTCCGCTCCTGCAGCGGTGAGCCCAACCGGCTCGCGCGCACGTACCACTCAGGGCACATCGACGACGCGCTCGGCCTGCTGCGCGACCTGCGCGACAAGGCCACCGGACCGCTCTTCGCCGTCGGCTTCTCGCTGGGCGCCAACGTGCTGTGCCGGCTGCTCGAGGACCAGGGAGAGAACGCCCCCGTCGTCGCCGCCGCCGCCATCAGCGCGCCGTTCGACCTGGATGCGTGCTGCCGGAAGCTGGACGGTCCGGGGGCGCTCCACTGGCTGTACCGCGAGCGCTTCCTGCGGACGCTGAAGGGCAAGGCCCGCGCGAAGCTGAAGCGGTTCCCCGGCGCCTTCGACGGCCGCGCGATGGAGGCGTCGCGCACGGTCCGCGCCTTCGACCACTCCGTCACCGCGCCCCTGCACGGCTTCCACAGCGCCGAGCACTACTACGCCGAGTCCTCCGCGGGGCCCCGGCTCCACGCCATCCGCAAGCCGACGCTCATCATCAGCGCCGAGGATGACCCCATGCTGGAGTCCCCCGTCGTCCCGCCCGAGGCGAAGGACAATCCCCACCTGAGCATCGTGGAGACGAAGCACGGGGGGCACGTGGGCTTCGTCGCGGGCACCGTGCACCGCCCGCGCTTCTGGGCCGAGGAGCAGGCGTTGGAGTTCTTCGCGACCTTCCGTTAA
- a CDS encoding DMT family transporter gives MRLISLVPLLCGLAVVAQGGLNRRFASQWGLLSAVVVNMVVATVVTVSVYMVARAVPGFWPEAAPTEGRFSGFTPWHLLPGLCGVFIVLGMPLSISRIGAVQSVLLLMAAQLVTSLAWDAMVEGRPATLARVVGSVLAFTGAAIAVWKG, from the coding sequence ATGCGTCTCATCTCGCTCGTTCCCCTGTTGTGTGGGCTGGCGGTTGTCGCCCAGGGCGGTCTCAATCGGCGGTTCGCGAGTCAGTGGGGCCTGCTCAGCGCGGTGGTGGTGAACATGGTGGTGGCGACGGTGGTCACCGTCTCCGTGTACATGGTCGCCCGCGCGGTGCCCGGCTTCTGGCCCGAGGCCGCGCCCACGGAGGGCCGCTTCTCCGGCTTCACTCCCTGGCACCTGCTGCCGGGCCTGTGCGGCGTCTTCATCGTGCTGGGCATGCCCTTGTCCATCAGCCGGATTGGGGCGGTGCAGTCCGTCCTCCTGCTCATGGCCGCGCAGCTCGTCACCAGCCTCGCCTGGGACGCCATGGTGGAAGGCCGCCCCGCGACGCTCGCCCGAGTGGTCGGCTCCGTGCTGGCCTTCACCGGCGCGGCCATCGCCGTCTGGAAGGGCTAG
- a CDS encoding DNA-binding response regulator — translation MRRVLIVSPHAASRELLRRVLAAGDEGLLFSATGDTDDALSALAEAPPALVVVDLRRQDEDHPLFVGLLRKRYPEQPLITLLPGRLRIFDGEQERVVDSPGDSAEALHLLLDTLRTAVREVVAQDLLRVLRPPVGRA, via the coding sequence ATGCGCCGTGTCCTCATCGTCAGTCCCCATGCCGCGTCCCGCGAGCTGCTGCGGCGAGTCCTCGCCGCCGGTGACGAAGGCCTGCTCTTCTCCGCCACGGGCGACACCGACGATGCCCTGTCCGCGCTCGCCGAAGCCCCGCCGGCCTTGGTCGTCGTGGACCTGCGCAGGCAGGACGAGGACCACCCGCTCTTCGTGGGGCTGCTGCGCAAGCGCTACCCCGAGCAGCCCCTCATCACGCTGCTGCCCGGCCGGCTGCGCATCTTCGACGGCGAGCAGGAGCGCGTCGTCGATTCTCCTGGCGACTCCGCGGAGGCCCTCCACCTGCTCCTCGACACCCTGAGGACCGCGGTGCGGGAGGTGGTCGCCCAGGACCTGCTGCGGGTGCTGCGTCCTCCCGTCGGCCGCGCCTGA
- a CDS encoding GNAT family N-acetyltransferase, with amino-acid sequence MYLALATTAQKAERDRLTHEAWGSPLTVEQFHQRELRLRAHPWCREGMRTWLLLDDASQVLASCETFHTDSYLRGPDGVASRGVSHAIASVYTEPALRGHGYATHLMDLLAARLEQETGPTHAALLFSDVGAPLYRRSGYHEAPAFDWHLSAAGGLSTHAVDALLCDGDVPLMMARIQRPDVPFLLWPSAAQVDWHLERERAYAELLRRPRPEACGATVGKSTVLWAMMARYGQLVVLMLDAETVEDAIALMEAARGVAHRAGLTHVVVWEEPSTLAWIARVPGATRVARDGSLPMMRPLRPGLPPGERVGFSRALWV; translated from the coding sequence ATGTACCTGGCCCTCGCCACCACCGCACAGAAAGCCGAGCGCGACCGCCTCACCCATGAGGCCTGGGGTTCTCCCCTCACCGTCGAGCAGTTCCACCAGCGGGAGCTGCGGCTGCGCGCCCATCCCTGGTGCCGGGAGGGCATGCGCACCTGGCTGTTGCTCGATGACGCGAGCCAAGTGCTGGCCTCGTGCGAGACCTTCCACACGGACAGCTACCTGCGCGGCCCCGACGGCGTGGCCTCGCGCGGAGTCTCCCACGCCATCGCCAGCGTCTACACGGAGCCCGCGCTCCGGGGGCATGGGTACGCGACCCACCTGATGGACCTGCTCGCCGCGAGACTCGAGCAGGAGACTGGCCCCACGCATGCGGCCCTCCTCTTCTCGGACGTGGGCGCCCCGCTCTATCGCCGGTCCGGTTACCACGAGGCGCCCGCGTTCGACTGGCACCTGTCCGCCGCGGGCGGGCTGTCCACCCACGCGGTGGACGCGCTGCTGTGCGACGGGGACGTGCCGCTGATGATGGCGCGAATCCAGCGCCCGGATGTGCCCTTCCTCCTCTGGCCGAGCGCCGCGCAGGTGGACTGGCACCTGGAGCGGGAGCGCGCGTACGCGGAGCTCCTGCGTCGGCCTCGGCCCGAGGCATGCGGCGCGACGGTGGGCAAGTCCACCGTGCTGTGGGCGATGATGGCGCGGTATGGCCAGCTGGTCGTGCTGATGCTCGACGCGGAGACGGTGGAGGACGCCATCGCGCTGATGGAGGCGGCGCGGGGCGTGGCGCATCGGGCGGGACTGACGCACGTGGTGGTCTGGGAGGAGCCCTCGACGCTGGCGTGGATTGCTCGCGTCCCGGGGGCCACGCGGGTGGCTCGCGATGGCTCGCTGCCCATGATGCGGCCCCTTCGCCCGGGGCTGCCTCCCGGCGAGCGCGTGGGCTTCAGCCGCGCGTTGTGGGTGTGA
- a CDS encoding DUF481 domain-containing protein — protein MLSAALLIATSLQAQAPVPAEPAPTATPAPAVAAPAATPEERMAAAAERAAAAAERAAAAAERAAEASARAAGIVAPEAAAPAESAPADDKAKKKKEEWDITVGLGLISLTGNASTLTFSGLASAQRTTENWIFGAKAYGNYGRSRPPEVEGANLESQLVALNAGLELRGDRRFTKMLSGYLLAGVEMDHVKSVESRSSGEGGLGILWWDEKPKDQPETYLRTDAAFRYAHETRFQYYPTRLDLPDVDLGGPRFGVAFRYGLTKDVLFKEDAEVLLSVIDSSRVLVNSQTQLSVRLTEALAMGVSFLVKHDSKPPQGKVPTDTALAFNLEVAL, from the coding sequence ATGCTTTCCGCCGCCCTCTTGATTGCCACGTCCCTGCAGGCCCAGGCGCCCGTTCCCGCCGAGCCCGCTCCCACCGCCACTCCCGCGCCGGCCGTCGCCGCGCCGGCCGCCACGCCCGAGGAGCGCATGGCCGCCGCCGCCGAGCGCGCCGCCGCCGCCGCTGAGCGCGCGGCCGCCGCCGCCGAGCGCGCCGCCGAGGCCAGCGCCCGCGCCGCCGGCATCGTCGCGCCCGAGGCCGCCGCCCCCGCGGAGAGCGCGCCCGCGGACGACAAGGCCAAGAAGAAGAAGGAGGAGTGGGACATCACCGTGGGCCTGGGCCTCATCTCGCTGACGGGCAACGCCTCCACCCTCACGTTCAGCGGCCTGGCCAGCGCGCAGCGCACCACCGAGAACTGGATTTTCGGCGCGAAGGCCTACGGCAACTACGGCCGCAGCCGCCCGCCCGAAGTGGAGGGGGCGAACCTGGAGTCGCAGCTGGTGGCCCTCAACGCGGGCCTGGAGCTGCGCGGTGACCGGCGCTTCACGAAGATGCTCTCCGGCTACCTGCTGGCGGGTGTCGAAATGGACCACGTCAAGAGCGTGGAGTCGCGCAGCAGCGGTGAAGGCGGTCTCGGCATCCTCTGGTGGGACGAGAAGCCCAAGGACCAGCCGGAGACGTACCTGCGCACGGACGCCGCCTTCCGCTACGCGCACGAGACGCGCTTCCAGTACTACCCCACGCGCCTGGACCTGCCGGACGTGGACCTGGGCGGTCCCCGCTTCGGCGTGGCCTTCCGCTACGGCCTCACCAAGGACGTCCTCTTCAAGGAGGACGCCGAGGTGCTGCTGAGCGTCATCGACAGCTCGCGCGTGCTGGTGAACAGCCAGACGCAGCTGTCCGTGCGGCTGACCGAGGCGCTCGCCATGGGCGTCAGCTTCCTGGTGAAGCACGACAGCAAGCCGCCCCAGGGCAAGGTGCCCACCGACACCGCGCTGGCCTTCAACCTCGAAGTCGCGCTGTAG
- a CDS encoding YkgJ family cysteine cluster protein, whose amino-acid sequence MECTRCGACCVAPDIAALDKPLGLRCPHLLEDNLCGRYDDRPSICRDYQPDEVCRLIEAPTLEERVEKYLSLFGLAEEARAVKEQGCPSMKRARLQAPGVPAGAPGGQRRD is encoded by the coding sequence ATGGAATGCACTCGCTGTGGCGCCTGCTGCGTGGCGCCGGACATCGCGGCGCTCGACAAGCCGCTGGGGCTGCGTTGCCCGCACCTCCTGGAGGACAACCTCTGCGGCCGGTACGACGACCGACCGAGCATCTGCCGGGACTATCAGCCCGACGAGGTGTGCCGCCTCATCGAGGCACCCACGCTGGAGGAGCGCGTGGAGAAGTACCTCTCGCTCTTCGGGCTGGCCGAGGAAGCCCGGGCCGTGAAGGAGCAGGGCTGTCCCTCCATGAAGCGCGCCCGGCTTCAGGCTCCGGGTGTCCCCGCTGGAGCGCCCGGTGGCCAACGCCGCGACTGA